In the genome of Thermodesulfobacteriota bacterium, the window CCGGCGCCAGGGATTCGCAGTCGAAACAGGCCACGCCGTTTACGGTCAGATGCCATTGCCCCAGATGGGCGGTAACCGCCTGCCGGAGCCGGTCCATGTCGGTCAGATCGCAGAGGACCTCCTCGTCCGGCGCGGGCGCGGGTTCCCGGGCCTTGCGACGGATATCCTGATCCGTTACAAAAACGGATCGTTGCGGACAGGCGCGCCGGATCCAGTCAATATAGTCGGGCGTTGTGCCCACCACCAGTACGCGACGATCAGGCGCCACAATCGCCACTCCTCTTTTCAGCAGAAGATTCGGCCGCGGTTCCCGGTTCAGGATAATGAAATTTGTAAAGCGGCCGCGGTTGCAGGCGGAACCGTGTTTTCCAGGCAAAATCACCGCACAGAAAATCAACCATGCCCAGCCGCTCCCGGCAGGCCCATTCAATATGATGAAAATTGATCAGCTTGGCCACACCGGGAAATTCGGGATCCGTTCCGCCGGCAATCACCGTGTAGGTGTTGTTCCACAGGGCGCCCACGTCCACCGCCGCCAGGCGGCCGCCGATCAGGACCGAGGTGACGCGAAGCATGTTGTTTTCTTTAAAAAAGGTCAGCAGGTCGATAAAGGAGCCGAAAAACCGGGGATCATGAAAGTAGGAGTGTTCGCCGAAGGCCGCCAGGTTCATGCGCATCATCTGGTCCACGTCGGTCATCCGGTCATAATGCCAGGTGACCGTCTGCGTTTCCAGCCGTCTGATTTCCTGGTCGAATTTTTTCCGGGTTTTTCCGGGGAATGTCCGGCGATAGGTTTCAAATGAATAGTCGTATTGCCCCGGGGTAAACAGGTAGCCGATCTCATCTTCGACGGTGTGGCGGCCGGGGGAAAAAAGAAAATTTTCGTCAAGGTACCGGATAAATACCTTTCCGGGGATTTTCTCCATCAGGGCTTGCGGGGAGGAATCGGCGACGCCGATGATCTTGTTCTGTTCCAGCCAGGTTTTACCCTGCCAGGTCTCTCCCGGAAAATGGCCGTAATATTGTTCTTCTTCGATCCAGGAAAGCGCCAGGAACAGGGGAG includes:
- a CDS encoding GNAT family N-acetyltransferase, with amino-acid sequence MDLIHIAHKTDDCRNLWERLWPQKAVFDLWPVRACFQKHYQRPLFFLSREQADHPPLFLALSWIEEEQYYGHFPGETWQGKTWLEQNKIIGVADSSPQALMEKIPGKVFIRYLDENFLFSPGRHTVEDEIGYLFTPGQYDYSFETYRRTFPGKTRKKFDQEIRRLETQTVTWHYDRMTDVDQMMRMNLAAFGEHSYFHDPRFFGSFIDLLTFFKENNMLRVTSVLIGGRLAAVDVGALWNNTYTVIAGGTDPEFPGVAKLINFHHIEWACRERLGMVDFLCGDFAWKTRFRLQPRPLYKFHYPEPGTAAESSAEKRSGDCGA